One window of Pseudomonas sp. FP198 genomic DNA carries:
- the oadA gene encoding sodium-extruding oxaloacetate decarboxylase subunit alpha, whose amino-acid sequence MSKKIHVTDTILRDAHQSLLATRMRTEDMLPICDKLDKVGYWSLEVWGGATFDACVRFLKEDPWERLRQLRAALPNTRLQMLLRGQNLLGYRHYSDDVVKAFVAKAAVNGIDVFRIFDAMNDVRNLRVAIEAVKAAGKHAQGTIAYTTSPVHTIEAFVAQAKQMEAMGCDSVAIKDMAGLLTPYATGELVKALKAEQSLPVFIHSHDTAGLAAMCQLKAVENGADHIDTAISSFAWGTSHPGTESMVAALKGSEFDTGLDLELLQEIGLYFYAVRKKYHQFESEFTAVDTRVQVNQVPGGMISNLANQLKEQGALNRMNEVLAEIPRVREDLGFPPLVTPTSQIVGTQAFFNVLAGERYKTITNEVKLYLQGGYGKAPGAVNEKLRRQAIGSEEVIDVRPADLLKPEMTRLRGEIGALAKSEEDVLTYAMFPDIGRKFLEEREAGTLTPEVLLPIPEAGSVSSAGGEGVPTEFVIDVHGETYRVDITGVGVKAEGKRHFYLSIDGMPEEVVFEPLNEFVSGGSSKRKQATAPGHVSTTMPGNIVDVLVKEGDVVKAGQAVLITEAMKMETEVQAAIPGKVTAIHVAKGDRVNPGEILVEIEG is encoded by the coding sequence ATGTCCAAGAAGATCCACGTTACCGACACAATCCTGCGCGACGCCCATCAATCGCTGCTCGCCACCCGCATGCGTACCGAAGACATGCTGCCGATCTGCGACAAGCTCGACAAAGTCGGCTACTGGTCGCTGGAAGTCTGGGGCGGCGCCACCTTCGACGCCTGCGTGCGCTTTCTGAAAGAAGATCCGTGGGAGCGCCTGCGCCAACTGCGCGCAGCGCTGCCCAACACTCGCTTGCAGATGCTGCTGCGCGGCCAGAACCTGCTCGGCTATCGCCATTACAGCGATGACGTGGTCAAGGCGTTCGTCGCCAAGGCCGCGGTAAACGGTATCGACGTGTTCCGTATTTTCGACGCGATGAACGACGTGCGTAACCTGCGCGTCGCCATCGAAGCGGTGAAGGCTGCCGGCAAGCATGCCCAAGGCACCATCGCCTACACCACCAGCCCGGTGCACACCATCGAAGCCTTTGTGGCCCAGGCCAAGCAGATGGAGGCCATGGGCTGCGACTCGGTGGCGATCAAGGACATGGCCGGCCTGCTGACTCCTTATGCCACTGGCGAACTGGTCAAGGCGCTGAAGGCCGAGCAATCCTTGCCGGTATTCATCCACTCCCATGACACCGCCGGCCTCGCCGCGATGTGCCAGCTCAAGGCTGTCGAGAACGGCGCCGACCACATCGATACGGCAATTTCCAGCTTCGCCTGGGGCACCAGCCATCCGGGTACCGAATCGATGGTAGCCGCCCTCAAGGGCAGCGAGTTCGACACCGGCCTGGACCTGGAACTGCTGCAGGAAATCGGCCTGTATTTCTACGCTGTGCGCAAGAAGTACCACCAGTTCGAAAGCGAATTCACCGCGGTGGATACCCGCGTCCAGGTCAACCAGGTACCAGGCGGAATGATTTCCAACCTGGCCAACCAGTTGAAAGAGCAGGGCGCACTCAACCGCATGAACGAAGTACTGGCGGAAATCCCACGCGTGCGCGAAGACCTCGGCTTCCCGCCGCTGGTAACCCCGACCTCGCAGATCGTCGGCACCCAGGCATTCTTCAACGTGTTGGCCGGCGAGCGCTACAAGACCATCACCAACGAGGTGAAGCTCTATCTGCAAGGCGGCTACGGCAAGGCGCCAGGTGCGGTGAACGAGAAGCTGCGCCGCCAGGCCATCGGCAGTGAAGAGGTGATCGACGTACGGCCTGCCGACCTGCTCAAGCCGGAGATGACCCGGCTGCGTGGCGAGATCGGCGCCTTGGCCAAATCCGAGGAGGACGTGCTGACCTATGCGATGTTCCCGGACATCGGTCGCAAGTTCCTCGAAGAACGCGAAGCGGGCACCTTGACCCCTGAAGTCCTGCTGCCGATTCCGGAAGCCGGCAGCGTGAGTTCCGCGGGCGGCGAGGGTGTACCGACCGAGTTCGTCATTGACGTCCACGGCGAAACCTACCGCGTCGATATTACCGGGGTGGGCGTCAAGGCCGAAGGCAAGCGTCATTTCTATCTGTCCATCGACGGCATGCCGGAAGAGGTCGTGTTCGAACCGCTCAACGAATTTGTCAGTGGCGGCAGCAGCAAGCGCAAGCAAGCCACTGCGCCAGGCCACGTCAGCACCACCATGCCGGGCAACATCGTCGATGTGCTGGTCAAGGAAGGCGATGTGGTGAAAGCCGGCCAAGCCGTGTTGATTACCGAAGCCATGAAAATGGAGACCGAAGTCCAGGCAGCCATCCCGGGCAAGGTCACGGCCATTCATGTCGCCAAGGGCGACCGGGTCAATCCGGGCGAAATCCTGGTCGAAATCGAAGGCTGA
- a CDS encoding acetyl-CoA carboxylase biotin carboxylase subunit, giving the protein MITKILIANRGEIAVRIVRACAEMGIRSVAVYSDADRHALHVKRADEAHSIGADPLAGYLNPRKLVNLAVETGCDALHPGYGFLSENAELADICAERGIKFIGPSAEVIRRMGDKTEARRSMIKAGVPVTPGTEGNVSGIEEALTEGDRIGYPVMLKATSGGGGRGIRRCNSREELEQAFPRVISEATKAFGSAEVFLEKCIVNPKHIEAQILGDSFGNVVHLFERDCSIQRRNQKLIEIAPSPQLTPEQRAYIGDLSVRAAKAVGYENAGTVEFLLAEGEVYFMEMNTRVQVEHTITEEITGIDIVREQIRIASGLPLSVKQEDIQHRGFALQFRINAEDPKNNFLPSFGKITRYYAPGGPGVRTDTAIYTGYTIPPFYDSMCLKLVVWALTWEEAMDRGLRALDDMRLQGVKTTAAYYQEILRNPEFRSGQFNTSFVESHPELTNYSIKRKPEELALAIAAAIAAHAGL; this is encoded by the coding sequence TTGATAACAAAAATCCTGATCGCCAACCGCGGTGAGATTGCCGTCCGAATCGTGCGCGCTTGCGCCGAAATGGGCATTCGCTCGGTCGCGGTCTATTCCGACGCCGACCGCCATGCCTTGCATGTCAAGCGTGCGGACGAGGCCCACAGCATCGGCGCCGATCCGCTGGCCGGCTACCTCAATCCGCGCAAACTGGTGAACCTGGCGGTGGAAACCGGCTGCGACGCGTTGCACCCCGGCTACGGCTTTCTCTCGGAAAATGCCGAACTGGCGGACATCTGCGCCGAGCGCGGGATCAAATTCATTGGCCCGTCGGCGGAGGTCATCCGCCGCATGGGCGACAAGACCGAAGCGCGCCGCAGCATGATCAAGGCCGGCGTGCCGGTGACCCCAGGCACCGAGGGCAACGTGTCGGGCATCGAAGAGGCCCTGACCGAAGGTGATCGGATCGGTTACCCGGTCATGCTCAAGGCTACTTCCGGCGGTGGTGGCCGTGGTATCCGCCGTTGTAACAGTCGCGAAGAACTCGAACAGGCCTTCCCGCGCGTTATCTCCGAAGCCACCAAGGCGTTCGGCTCGGCGGAAGTGTTCCTGGAAAAATGCATCGTCAATCCCAAGCACATTGAAGCGCAGATCCTCGGTGACAGTTTCGGCAACGTGGTGCATCTGTTCGAACGGGATTGCTCGATCCAGCGCCGTAACCAGAAACTGATCGAAATTGCTCCGAGCCCGCAGCTGACACCTGAGCAGCGCGCCTACATCGGCGACCTGTCGGTGCGCGCCGCCAAGGCCGTGGGCTACGAAAACGCCGGCACCGTGGAGTTCCTGCTCGCCGAGGGCGAGGTGTACTTCATGGAGATGAACACCCGGGTGCAGGTGGAACACACCATCACCGAAGAAATCACCGGTATCGACATCGTTCGCGAGCAGATCCGCATCGCCTCCGGGCTGCCATTGTCGGTCAAGCAGGAAGACATCCAGCACCGGGGCTTTGCGTTGCAGTTCCGCATCAACGCCGAAGACCCGAAAAACAACTTCCTGCCCAGCTTCGGCAAGATCACCCGCTATTACGCACCGGGTGGCCCTGGGGTGCGCACCGACACGGCGATCTATACCGGCTACACCATTCCGCCGTTCTACGATTCGATGTGCCTGAAACTGGTGGTCTGGGCGCTGACTTGGGAAGAAGCGATGGACCGTGGCCTGCGCGCCCTGGATGACATGCGCCTGCAGGGGGTCAAGACCACCGCCGCGTATTACCAGGAGATCCTGCGCAATCCGGAATTCCGCAGCGGCCAGTTCAACACCAGCTTTGTTGAAAGCCATCCCGAACTGACCAATTACTCGATCAAGCGCAAACCCGAAGAGCTGGCCCTGGCCATCGCCGCCGCCATTGCCGCCCACGCAGGCCTGTAA
- a CDS encoding LysR family transcriptional regulator, whose amino-acid sequence MRKSLMRMTLRQLQIFNEVCDLRSYSRAADEMSLTQPAVSLQIRSLEELIGQPLFEYVGKKLYMTEAAEALQRASRDIFGRLENLDMQLSDMQGSLQGQLKLAVESSAKYFVPHLFAAFKRQHPEVNLNLTVVNRGQVIRRLSDNRDDLVIMSMVPQDMGLEFLPFLNNPIVAVAPPDHPLCHIGPLRLQDLEPYTLLLREPGSGTRLACEEYFKEKRVHFTQTLEVASAEAQRECVVAGLGVALLTRHAVSRELSSGALIELPVEELPLYRSWCLVQARAKRLSPVAHAFLAFVRGERAQIIALVERFDGKPPALPASN is encoded by the coding sequence ATGCGTAAGTCATTGATGCGTATGACATTGCGTCAACTGCAGATTTTCAATGAGGTGTGCGACCTGAGGTCATACAGCCGCGCGGCTGATGAAATGTCTCTAACACAACCGGCCGTTAGCCTACAGATTCGATCCCTCGAAGAGCTGATTGGCCAGCCGCTGTTTGAGTACGTCGGAAAAAAACTCTACATGACCGAAGCGGCCGAAGCCCTGCAACGCGCCAGTCGGGATATCTTCGGGCGGCTGGAGAACCTCGACATGCAGCTTTCGGACATGCAGGGTTCACTGCAGGGGCAATTGAAGCTGGCGGTAGAGTCCAGTGCCAAATATTTCGTCCCGCACCTGTTCGCCGCGTTCAAGCGCCAACATCCCGAGGTGAATCTGAACCTCACCGTGGTCAATCGCGGCCAGGTAATCCGACGCCTTTCAGACAACCGTGACGATCTGGTGATCATGTCGATGGTGCCCCAGGACATGGGCCTGGAATTCCTGCCATTTCTGAACAACCCGATCGTTGCCGTGGCGCCACCCGACCATCCGCTTTGCCACATCGGCCCGCTGCGTCTGCAGGACCTGGAACCTTATACGCTGCTGTTGCGCGAGCCCGGTTCGGGCACGCGGCTGGCGTGCGAGGAGTATTTCAAGGAGAAGCGGGTGCATTTCACCCAGACGCTGGAAGTGGCGTCGGCGGAGGCCCAGCGCGAGTGCGTGGTGGCCGGGCTGGGCGTGGCGCTGTTGACGCGCCACGCCGTAAGCCGCGAGCTAAGCTCCGGCGCACTCATCGAGTTGCCGGTGGAGGAGTTGCCGCTGTACCGCAGCTGGTGCCTGGTGCAGGCCAGGGCTAAGCGCTTGTCACCGGTGGCTCATGCCTTTCTGGCATTCGTGCGCGGCGAACGCGCCCAGATTATCGCCCTGGTTGAGCGTTTCGACGGGAAGCCGCCGGCGCTGCCTGCCAGTAATTGA
- a CDS encoding PA3496 family putative envelope integrity protein has product MTQSYEDRSAAKTRRQQEDQRRMAFRRAIEDRYEQRQLLAEISEFPDAVEFNYWQAAPAASRRNAQPGR; this is encoded by the coding sequence ATGACCCAGTCCTACGAAGACCGCAGCGCCGCCAAAACCCGTCGCCAACAGGAAGACCAGCGCCGCATGGCGTTCCGCCGTGCGATCGAAGATCGCTATGAGCAACGGCAGCTTCTGGCAGAAATCAGCGAATTTCCTGACGCCGTAGAGTTCAATTACTGGCAGGCAGCGCCGGCGGCTTCCCGTCGAAACGCTCAACCAGGGCGATAA
- the hexR gene encoding transcriptional regulator HexR — MNLLQHIAQSRHLLRKSELKVADHVLLDPAAVMHSSMADLAHSVGISEPTIVRFCRAIGCSGFQDLKLKLAQSLAAGASFGQFAIHEDDSVADYSLKIFDTTLHTLMEVREKLDPVALQKAVTAMSQAQRVEFYGFGASGAVAADAQHKFFRLLLTAAAYSDPHMQAMSAVTLKPTDVAICISQSGRSKDLLITANLVRESGASLITLCPSQTPLAELSTVNLAIDVHEDTEIYTPLTSRIAHLVVIDVLAMGVAMARGPSLVNHLKSVKRSLRSLRLSPKSVKALDD; from the coding sequence TTGAACCTGTTGCAACACATCGCCCAGTCGCGCCATCTGCTACGCAAGTCGGAACTGAAGGTCGCCGATCATGTACTGCTTGATCCTGCGGCTGTGATGCACAGTTCCATGGCCGACCTGGCCCATAGCGTCGGCATCAGCGAGCCGACCATCGTGCGCTTTTGCCGCGCGATTGGTTGTTCGGGTTTCCAGGACCTGAAGCTCAAATTGGCGCAGAGCCTGGCGGCGGGTGCGAGTTTTGGCCAGTTCGCGATTCATGAAGACGATTCGGTCGCCGATTACAGCCTGAAAATCTTCGACACGACCCTACACACCCTGATGGAAGTTCGCGAGAAGCTCGATCCGGTGGCGTTGCAGAAAGCGGTCACGGCCATGTCCCAGGCCCAACGTGTCGAGTTCTATGGTTTTGGTGCTTCTGGCGCGGTCGCGGCCGATGCCCAGCACAAGTTCTTCCGTCTGCTGCTCACGGCGGCGGCCTATTCCGATCCACACATGCAGGCAATGTCGGCGGTCACGTTGAAGCCTACCGACGTGGCAATCTGTATTTCCCAGTCGGGACGCTCCAAGGACTTGTTGATCACTGCGAACCTGGTACGCGAAAGCGGTGCCTCGCTGATCACCTTGTGCCCGAGCCAGACGCCATTGGCTGAATTGTCGACGGTGAACCTGGCGATCGACGTGCATGAAGACACGGAAATCTACACGCCATTGACCTCGCGCATCGCGCATCTGGTGGTTATTGACGTGTTGGCCATGGGTGTCGCCATGGCGCGCGGCCCGAGCCTGGTCAATCACCTCAAGAGTGTGAAGCGCAGCCTTCGCAGCTTGCGGTTGTCGCCCAAGTCGGTGAAGGCGCTGGATGACTGA
- a CDS encoding EAL domain-containing protein has protein sequence MTSSSDLAGPCVEPRLICKQYATEMAVERTRLLYQGSLLPTLFMLLNGLVCAALLWTPSRYFLVSVWLVWLLSLVALRVIQVAAFDSAIPSRQAHPIWLRMFLLGSAMTGLTLAGAGIALVPADSFQQQAWVFGLIGAATLSASVAYAVSLAGFLSFTLPCLLPAIGYLFWGGDEQQRGWGWLGLVVLVSLSVVAWQVNRLIRNGMLRRFQNQALIEHLQQAQARGAQLNEALAREVEQRRSAEAQLRTAQVGLEARVAQRSLELEAASQALSKSEARLALALKASELGLWDWNLQTDEVHHTQLKELFGLEPEYITAMLSHLTPRLHPQDLPALKRALVEHLKGRSEDYQIEYRVRHGDGHWVWIEDRGRAVERSASGRVLRMVGTRRDISASKELEQQRQLAATVFEAASEGIVIFDPNYALLAANQAFARVTGFDIADMLGRSVVDLPCSRDARRHYPIIRQALKQHGTWQGELVEARANGELYPQWLQLNVVRDLRGKVSHVVGFFADLSARRESEERMRYLTHYDELTGLANRSLFRERLHEAHQRVRQGGRRSLALLHINLDRFKLLNDSLGHDIADQLLQKMARRLINALPEADTIARLSGDEFAVLFDAYGNLSSLARVATRLSAKLRLPLTIEGHELVVSASIGISLLPDNAREISTLVSQANMAMQHAKHLGGNSFQFYTDSLQASTLERLQLENQLRKALEEQQLSVFYQPKLCLTTGRLNAAEALVRWDHPTMGQIPPADFIGLAEETGLIGPIGEFVLRQACWQACEWQRQGLAPIRVSVNLSVHQLRQGKLVSLVRQVLEETGLAPQYLELELTESQLLDSVEHIIATFQQLRDLGVKLAIDDFGTGYSSLSYLKRIPVDYVKIDQAFVRGLAEGGEDAAITRAIIAMAHGLSLKVVAEGVERQEQLDFLKNEQCDEVQGYLISRPVGAEGLARLMLEQK, from the coding sequence ATGACCTCCAGTTCCGATCTGGCGGGGCCCTGCGTGGAGCCGCGCCTCATCTGCAAGCAGTACGCCACGGAAATGGCCGTCGAACGCACCAGATTGTTATATCAGGGTTCGCTGCTGCCCACGCTGTTCATGCTGCTCAACGGGCTGGTGTGCGCGGCGCTGTTATGGACGCCGTCGCGCTACTTCCTGGTCAGCGTCTGGTTGGTCTGGTTGCTGTCGCTGGTGGCGTTGCGGGTGATTCAGGTGGCCGCGTTCGACTCGGCGATACCAAGCCGCCAGGCGCACCCGATCTGGTTGCGCATGTTCCTGCTGGGTTCGGCCATGACCGGCCTGACACTGGCCGGGGCCGGTATTGCCCTGGTCCCGGCGGACAGCTTCCAGCAACAGGCCTGGGTATTCGGCCTGATCGGCGCGGCCACGCTGTCGGCGAGTGTCGCTTATGCCGTGAGCCTTGCGGGGTTCCTGTCCTTTACCTTGCCCTGCCTGTTGCCGGCCATCGGTTATCTCTTCTGGGGCGGCGACGAGCAGCAGCGTGGCTGGGGCTGGCTTGGGCTGGTGGTGTTGGTTTCGCTGAGTGTGGTGGCCTGGCAGGTCAATCGGCTGATACGGAACGGCATGCTGCGCCGGTTCCAGAACCAGGCCCTGATCGAGCATCTGCAGCAAGCACAAGCCCGCGGCGCCCAGCTTAACGAGGCATTGGCCCGGGAGGTCGAACAACGCCGTTCTGCCGAAGCCCAGCTGCGTACGGCGCAGGTTGGCCTGGAGGCGCGGGTCGCACAGCGCAGCCTTGAACTGGAGGCGGCCAGCCAGGCGCTGAGTAAAAGCGAAGCACGCCTGGCACTGGCGCTCAAGGCCAGTGAGTTGGGGTTGTGGGATTGGAACCTGCAGACCGATGAGGTCCATCACACCCAACTCAAGGAGCTGTTTGGCCTGGAACCCGAGTACATAACGGCCATGCTCAGTCATCTCACCCCGCGCCTGCATCCGCAGGATCTTCCGGCGCTCAAGCGTGCCCTGGTCGAGCATCTCAAGGGCCGCAGCGAGGATTACCAGATCGAATACCGCGTTCGTCATGGCGACGGCCATTGGGTCTGGATCGAAGACCGTGGCCGGGCGGTGGAGCGCAGCGCGAGCGGTCGGGTACTGCGCATGGTCGGCACACGGCGAGACATCAGCGCCAGCAAAGAGCTTGAACAACAGCGGCAACTGGCGGCCACGGTCTTTGAAGCGGCCAGCGAAGGCATTGTGATTTTCGACCCCAACTACGCGTTGCTGGCCGCCAACCAGGCGTTCGCCCGGGTTACCGGCTTCGATATCGCCGACATGCTGGGGCGCAGCGTGGTCGACCTGCCCTGCAGTCGCGATGCACGCCGGCACTATCCAATCATTCGCCAGGCCCTCAAGCAGCATGGCACCTGGCAAGGCGAGCTCGTGGAAGCGCGGGCCAACGGTGAACTCTATCCGCAGTGGTTGCAGTTGAATGTGGTGCGTGATCTGCGAGGAAAAGTCAGCCATGTGGTGGGCTTCTTCGCCGATCTATCGGCCCGCCGCGAATCCGAGGAGCGGATGCGCTACCTCACTCATTACGACGAGCTGACCGGATTGGCCAACCGTTCGCTGTTCCGCGAACGCCTGCACGAAGCCCATCAACGGGTTCGCCAGGGCGGGCGCCGCAGCCTGGCACTGCTGCACATCAACCTTGATCGCTTCAAGTTGCTCAATGATAGCCTCGGCCACGACATCGCCGACCAGTTGCTGCAGAAGATGGCCCGCCGCCTGATCAATGCGTTGCCGGAAGCCGACACCATTGCCAGGTTGTCCGGAGACGAGTTCGCCGTGTTGTTCGACGCCTATGGCAATCTTTCCAGCCTGGCGAGGGTAGCGACCCGGCTGTCTGCCAAGCTGCGGCTGCCACTGACGATCGAGGGACATGAGCTGGTGGTCAGCGCTTCGATCGGCATCAGCCTGTTGCCCGACAACGCCCGGGAAATCTCCACGTTGGTCAGCCAGGCGAACATGGCCATGCAACACGCCAAGCACCTGGGCGGCAATAGCTTCCAGTTCTATACCGACAGCCTTCAGGCCAGCACGCTGGAACGTCTGCAATTGGAGAACCAATTGCGCAAGGCGCTTGAGGAACAGCAACTGAGCGTTTTCTACCAACCCAAATTGTGCCTGACGACTGGCCGCCTGAACGCAGCCGAAGCGCTGGTGCGTTGGGATCATCCGACCATGGGCCAGATTCCACCCGCTGACTTCATCGGCTTGGCCGAGGAGACCGGGCTGATCGGACCGATAGGCGAATTCGTGCTCCGCCAGGCCTGCTGGCAGGCGTGCGAATGGCAGCGCCAGGGGCTTGCGCCTATCAGGGTGTCAGTCAATCTCTCGGTGCATCAGTTGCGCCAGGGAAAACTGGTCAGTCTTGTACGCCAGGTGTTGGAGGAGACCGGCCTGGCTCCGCAATACCTGGAGCTGGAGCTGACCGAGAGCCAGTTGCTCGACAGCGTCGAACACATCATCGCGACGTTCCAGCAACTGCGTGATCTTGGGGTCAAGCTGGCGATTGATGACTTTGGCACCGGCTATTCTTCGCTGAGCTATCTCAAGCGTATTCCGGTGGATTACGTGAAGATCGACCAGGCATTTGTTCGTGGCCTGGCGGAGGGCGGGGAGGACGCAGCCATCACCCGGGCAATCATCGCAATGGCTCATGGGCTGTCGCTCAAGGTAGTGGCCGAAGGTGTCGAGCGGCAGGAGCAGCTGGATTTTCTGAAAAACGAGCAATGCGACGAGGTTCAAGGCTATCTCATCAGCCGACCGGTGGGGGCCGAAGGCCTGGCCCGCCTGATGCTCGAGCAGAAATAA
- the uvrD gene encoding DNA helicase II → MRDDLSLLLNSLNDAQRQAVAASVGRQLVLAGAGSGKTRVLVHRIAWLIQVENASPHSILSVTFTNKAAAEMRHRIEQLMGLNPAGMWVGTFHGLAHRLLRAHWQEAGLSQTFQILDSDDQQRLVKRVIRELGLDEQRWPARQAQWFINGQKDEGLRPQHIQASGDLFLATMRSIYEAYEAACQRAGVIDFSELLLRALDLWRDHPGLLEHYQKRFRHVLVDEFQDTNAVQYAWLRLLAKGGDSLMVVGDDDQSIYGWRGAKIENIHQYSADFPDAEVIRLEQNYRSTAGILKAANALIANNTGRLGKELWTDGGEGEAINLYAAFNEHDEARYVVETIESALKTGLARSDIAILYRSNAQSRVLEEALLRERIPYRIYGGQRFFERAEIKNAMAYLRLIEGRGNDAALERVINVPTRGIGEKTVEAIRDHARHSHVSMWDAMRQLVDNKGVTGRAAGALKAFMDLIEDLAAKCAQMPLHLMTQTVIEQSGLIAYHEAEKGEKGQARVENLEELVSAARNFENTEEDEDLSPLSAFLGHASLEAGDTQADEHEDSIQLMTLHSAKGLEFPYVFLVGMEEGLFPHKMSLEEPGRLEEERRLAYVGITRAMQNLVLTYAETRRLYGSETYNKVSRFVREVPKGLIQEVRLSNSVSRPFGGNQQGTSSLFGGSDIPETGFSLGQAVRHSVFGDGVILNFEGAGAQARVQVNFSEGSKWLMLGYAKLEAI, encoded by the coding sequence ATGCGCGATGATCTCTCCCTTCTGCTGAATTCCCTGAACGACGCCCAACGCCAGGCAGTTGCTGCCTCCGTCGGTCGTCAATTGGTCCTGGCCGGTGCCGGCTCCGGCAAGACCCGAGTGCTGGTGCACCGTATCGCCTGGTTGATCCAGGTCGAGAACGCCTCGCCCCATTCGATCCTGTCGGTGACCTTCACCAACAAGGCCGCTGCCGAGATGCGCCATCGCATCGAGCAGTTGATGGGCCTCAACCCGGCCGGCATGTGGGTCGGCACGTTCCACGGCCTGGCGCACCGCCTGTTGCGTGCCCATTGGCAGGAGGCCGGCCTGAGCCAGACCTTCCAGATCCTCGACAGCGATGACCAGCAGCGTCTGGTCAAGCGGGTCATCCGTGAACTGGGCCTGGACGAACAGCGCTGGCCCGCCCGTCAGGCCCAGTGGTTCATCAACGGCCAGAAAGACGAAGGCCTGCGCCCGCAGCACATCCAGGCCAGTGGTGACCTGTTCCTGGCGACCATGCGCAGCATCTACGAAGCCTATGAAGCGGCATGCCAGCGCGCCGGGGTCATCGACTTTTCCGAGCTGCTGCTGCGAGCCCTGGACCTGTGGCGCGACCACCCAGGCCTGCTGGAGCACTATCAGAAACGCTTCCGGCATGTGCTGGTGGACGAATTCCAGGACACCAACGCGGTTCAGTACGCCTGGTTGCGCCTGCTGGCCAAGGGTGGCGACAGCCTGATGGTGGTGGGTGACGACGACCAGTCGATCTACGGCTGGCGCGGCGCCAAGATCGAAAATATCCATCAGTACTCGGCGGATTTCCCCGACGCCGAGGTCATCCGCCTGGAGCAGAACTACCGCTCCACCGCCGGTATCCTCAAGGCCGCCAACGCGTTGATCGCCAACAATACCGGGCGCCTGGGCAAGGAATTGTGGACCGACGGCGGCGAAGGCGAGGCGATCAATCTGTACGCCGCCTTCAATGAACACGATGAGGCCCGCTATGTGGTGGAAACCATCGAGAGCGCGTTGAAAACCGGCCTGGCTCGCAGCGATATCGCCATTCTCTATCGCTCCAACGCCCAATCGCGGGTGTTGGAAGAAGCCCTGCTGCGCGAACGGATCCCTTACCGGATCTATGGTGGCCAACGCTTCTTCGAGCGCGCGGAAATCAAGAACGCCATGGCCTACCTTCGCCTGATCGAAGGACGCGGCAACGACGCGGCCCTGGAGCGGGTGATCAACGTGCCTACCCGAGGCATCGGCGAGAAAACCGTCGAGGCGATTCGCGACCATGCGCGCCATAGCCACGTGTCAATGTGGGATGCCATGCGCCAACTGGTCGACAACAAAGGCGTTACCGGCCGCGCCGCCGGTGCCCTGAAGGCATTCATGGACTTGATCGAAGACCTGGCTGCCAAATGCGCCCAGATGCCGCTGCACTTGATGACCCAGACCGTCATCGAGCAGTCCGGCCTGATCGCTTACCACGAGGCGGAAAAAGGCGAGAAAGGCCAGGCGCGGGTGGAAAACCTCGAGGAATTGGTCAGCGCCGCGCGCAACTTCGAAAACACCGAAGAAGACGAAGACCTGTCCCCGTTGTCGGCTTTCCTCGGCCATGCCTCCCTGGAGGCCGGCGACACCCAGGCCGACGAGCATGAAGACAGCATTCAGCTGATGACGCTGCACAGCGCCAAGGGCCTGGAGTTCCCGTATGTGTTCCTGGTGGGCATGGAGGAAGGCCTGTTCCCTCACAAGATGAGCCTGGAGGAGCCGGGACGCCTCGAAGAGGAACGCCGCCTGGCCTACGTCGGTATCACCCGGGCCATGCAAAACCTGGTGCTGACCTACGCTGAAACCCGTCGCCTGTATGGCAGCGAGACCTACAACAAGGTGTCACGCTTCGTACGCGAAGTGCCGAAAGGCCTGATCCAGGAAGTACGCCTGTCCAACAGCGTCAGCCGACCATTCGGCGGCAACCAGCAAGGCACCAGCAGCCTGTTTGGCGGTAGCGACATTCCGGAAACCGGCTTCAGCCTCGGCCAGGCGGTGCGGCATTCGGTGTTTGGCGACGGCGTGATCCTCAATTTCGAAGGCGCCGGTGCCCAGGCCCGGGTCCAGGTGAACTTCAGCGAAGGCAGCAAATGGCTGATGCTGGGGTATGCGAAGCTGGAAGCGATCTAA